The segment TTGGTTTGGCCATGTCCAACCTCAAAACTGATTCGTAAATAAAAATACGCCTCACAAGCTAAGCTGTCAAATGCCGCAACCTGATATGAATCCCCAAAATGCCTGATACTACAGGCAACATTGAGGTCTCTTATCGCTCGATGCGGCGTATTTTGCATTACAATAGCGGTGTAATTGTTTTTACGCATCGCCCACCTCTATTGACGAGGAGACCTGCTCCAAGATGCCGAGCAGCCGCTGCAGGTCGACTATCCGGAAAGCGGCACGCCCAGCCGCGATCCGCCGGAATGGATCGGGCGGCGCCATGTCCGTCAAAGCGACGGCAATGGTTGGCAAAGTCCCGTTTGCCGCCCGATAGATTACCCGGTCCTCGCCCCAATGCGGGCTACGGCTGACCACCTCGAAGATCTGACCAAGGAGTGGGTGGAAGGGATGTGTGATGCGCACCGCAAGACCGGTCGTACCCACACGAGCTGCAGTTGACGGCTTGATCCAAGGCGAAAGTCGAGGCCTGTGTCGGCATTGTCGAACGCTGGGTCCTGGGCCGCTTGCGCAACCGGATCTTCTACAGCCTGGCCGAGGTGAACGCGGCGGTCGCCGAATGCATCACCGATCTCAACGACACACGGGTGCTTCGCCAGTTCAGCAAAACGCGGCGCCAGCTGTTCGAGGAGATCGACGCGCCGAACCTCAAGCCGCTGCCGGCGGAACGGTGGGTCCACGCTGAGTGGAAGCGTTGCCGAGTCGGACTCGATTATCACATCGCGATTGAGCACCACCATTACTCGGTGCCCTGGCGCTTCGCCCGCCGCGAGGTCGAGGCTCGAATTACCACACGCACCGTCGAAATCTTCCTCGACGGCGAACGCATCGCCGCGCACATGCGTGGCAGCGGCAACGGGCGGCATACGACGATCCCCGAACATATGCCCTCGAGCCATCGGCGCTACCGTGAATGGACGCCCGTGAAGATCCGGGAGGAAGCGGCGCGGATCGGGCCGATGCTGTCGTTGCTGGTTGAAAAGATCATTGAGGATCGGCCGCATCCCGAGCAGGGTTACCGTTCATGCCTCGGCATCATCGGGCTAGCGAAGCGCTTCGGCGCCGAACGCCTGGAAGCGGCCGCGCGGCGCGCGCTGGAGATCCAGGCGCGCAACTATCCCTCGGTCAAATCGATCCTCGAGAAGGGGCTCGACAAGGTTCCGGCGCGCGAAGCCCCGGACCACACGCCGATCTTCCACACCAACATCCGGGGCTCCGGATATTACAACTGAAAGGACTACAATGCTCAAACATCCGACACTCGAACTGCTGGGGCAACTCGGCCTGGCCGGCATGGCCCATGCGTTCATCGAATTGGAAAGCAACAGCGATGCCGACAACCTCAGCCACGCCGAATGGCTTGCCCTGCTGCTCGATCACGAGGCGACATACCGTAATGACCGGCGCCTTGCGCTCCGCCTTCGTCATGCGCGGCTACGCCACCATGCCGTGCCCGAGGATGTCGATTACCGTGCTGCGCGCGGTCTCGATCGCCGGCTGTTCGACAAGCTGCTCAAGGGCGACTGGATCGCCGCCCATGAGAGCTTGGCCATCGTCGGGCCGGCCGGGGTCGGGAAGAGCTGGTTGGCCTGCGCCATCGGTCACAAGGCCTGCCGTGACAACCGTTCGGTCCTCTACACCCGGCTGCCGCGGCTCATCGATGACCTGTCCCTGGCCAAGGGCGACGGCCGCATCGCCGCGCGCATGAAAAGCCTGGCCAGGGTCGATCTCCTTATCCTCGACGATTGGGGCCTCGAACCGCTCGACGGCAATGCCCGTCACCACCTGCTCGAAATCCTCGAAGACCGGTACGGGCGGCGCTCAACGCTGGTGACCAGTCAACTCCCGGTGGCCCGCTGGTTCGATCTGATCGGAGACCCAAGCAGAGCAGGATGCCCCTGTCATTGATCGGCTGGTGTCTCACATCACGGTAGTTGACCGTCGACACGCGCTCTGTGGACAGCGGTTTGAGGTGGCATCACTTCGGTCGGGGCGCGGACCTGCCTTTGTTGTCATCCGCCTGCCGGATGGGCGGTTACGCAATATCCGCCGGTCAGTGACGGATTTGTCGCGCGCTATCGATGATGACGATGAGCATCGCGGCGGGACTGAAAAGTTAATATCCGTTAGAATTTTGCTTCCTTTAGTGTATTATGTGCGAATCACCTTTGGTAACTCAATAGCGAATTGCAATGGTTGCTCATGCATTAGCACTTCGGATGGCGGTATCTCTTCCGGAGGCCAACGTTCCACTGGTAAGGATCAAGCGAGACTCGCCCAATCTTTGGAACGATCTCCCACCGGTATGTCAGCACCAACTCGCGCAGATGCTTGCGACTCTGATCCGCCGGATGCCGCCGACCGCGCCGGCGGTGAGGGAACAGTTTGATGTTGGCCGTCCCGGGTAATTCTGACGAGCGGCTCACGGCCGTCCGGCGTTCAAAGTTCGCTTACGTTTATGTACGCCAATCCTCGATAAACCAGGTGCGCCACCATCAGGAAAGCACCGAACTTCAGTACAGCTTGGTGGACCGAGCCGTCAGATTGGGCTGGCCGCCGGATCGTGTCGTCGTCATCGATGAGGATCTTGGAAAATCGGGAAACGGCCAAGTCGAGCGCGGCGGCTTCCAACGGCTCATCGCCGAGATCGGGCTCGGCAACGCGGGTCTGGTGGTCAGCCTCGATGCATCTCGATTGGCACGCAATAACCGAGATTGGCATCAACTCCTCGAGTTGTGTTCATTGTTCGGCGTTATCATCGCTGATGGCGAGCGCCTCTACGATCCCTGCGCTTATCACGACCGGCTGCTGTTAGGGCTCTCGGGGATCATGAGCGAAGCAGAGTTGCATCAGATCCGCATCCGCCTGCATCAAGGGGAGCGGCAGAAGGCGGCGCGAGGCGAGCTTCGCATACCGCTGCCAGGTGGCTTGGCGTACAACCGCTCCGGCCAGATCGTGCTCAATCCTGATGAAGAGGTGCAGGCTCGGCTGCGTCTGGTCTTCGACAAATTTAGGGAGCTTGGGACCGCGCGACGCGTTATGCGTTACCTGCGCACGCACGACCTACGCATACCGGTGCGGCCGCTCCGCGGGCCGGGACCCCATGAGCTGGTGTGGCGAGACGCCACCATCGCCCATGTCCATTATATTTTGCACAACCCGGCCTATGCCGGCGCATATGTCTACGGCCGGCGCCGAATAAATGCGGTCCGCCAAGGTCCGGGTTCGCACCGCGCAACCTCGAAGGTGGCCATTGACGACTGGGAGGTTTGCATCAAAGACGCACACCCTGGTTATATTGACTGGGAGGAGTTCATGGTCAATCAGCGCCGCCTCGCCGACAACACCAATCGATACGAGGCCGGCCACCGCGGCGCGCCGCGCAAGGGCATTGCTTTGCTGCAGGGCTTGGCGGTTTGCGGCCAATGCGGGCGGCGGATGACCGTGCGCTACAGCGGCCCCGACAGTGCATGCCCCGTTTACTGCTGCCTGGCGGACCGCAACCAGACCGGCAGCTCTCTCTGTCAGGAGGTTCGGGCGCCCGCAGTAGATGAGTTGGTCGCCCAAACCCTCCTGAAGGCGTTGGAACCTGACCAAATCGCCATCGCCATCGCTGCGCTCGACGAGATTGCGGAGGAAACGCGGAGCCTCGAGAAACAATGGACGCTACGGCGGGAACGTGCGCGGTATGACGCCGAGCGGGCTCGACGACAATACGACACCGTGGAACCGGAAAATCGTCTCGTCGCCAGAACCCTGGAAAAGGCATGGGAAGACAAGCTGCGCTTGGTCGATGAGATCGAGCAGGAATATCGTCGGTGGAGAGACCGAGAGCCCTTGGTGTTACAGACACAGGATCACGCGGCGCTTCAGCAACTCGCCGAGAATTTGCCGGCTATCTGGCACTCAGAAACGACCCAACCAGAAGACCGCAAACGTATCTTGCGCTTCATCGTGCAGGAGGTCGTTCTCGACCAGAAGAAGATACGCGGCCAGGTCGCCATCAGGATTCTTTGGCAGACCGGCGCAACCAGCCAACATCAAATCCAACGCCGAGTTCAATCTTACGATCGAGACTATGGCGAACTCGAGCTTGTGCGTGAGCGGATCACGCAACTCAATGCTGCGGGCGATATGGACAGGCAAATCGCCAAAAAATTGAACGACGAGGGCATTCGTTCAGCCCGAGGCAGACCATTCACCTACGAGAACGTCTGGCTTCTGCGCCACCGCTGGGGAATCCCGACAGCCAAGATTAACGGTGTCGCAGCCAATCCGACACGCTGGCCTGATGGGACCTACTCTGTACAGGGCGCTGCCGCTGCAATCGGCGTGACGGCTCAAACCATCTTCGATTACCTCGCCCAGGGACTTATCAACGGTCGGCAAAGCACGAAAGGCCAGCCTTGGCAGATCAGCCTTTCCAGCGACCAGATCGATCAACTTCAACGCCGACTGCAACGGACCAGGCGATCAAGGAAAGGTGCATCATGAAGCATTCGCGGATCCCACCTACGCCGATGCCATCCTCGACCGCCTCGTTCACAACGCTCACCGGCTCGAACTCAACGGCGAATCCATGCGCAGATCCATCATCTCCGCTGCCGCTTGACCGAACCGCAAATGCAGTGACATCTTCCCCGACGATCAGGTGCTCCACCTGCGCGCGATCAGATCGGAACGCTGCGCGGCATCAGATCGGAATACATGCGCGCCATCGTCGGAATCCGCATAACGTAGCCGACTCCGCGTTCGTCCTTCCCTTTCGTGCGCGCTCGATAGGGAGCACAGGCCCGCGGCTTGAAGCCCCAGTACCGGGCGAAGGCATGCAGCCGCGCGTTAAACCTCACCTCGCGCGTCACCGCGTCATGGTGCTCGACAAGAGCCTTCGCATTATCGATCAGGACTTCCGCCGGAACGCCCCCGAACCGCAGGAATGCGCCCTCCAGCCCTTCGAACCAGTCGGCCTGGCGCTGCCTCTGCGAGGCCCGGATATGCATCCGGCGCGAATAGCCAAGCGTCCCGACAAACACATGGATCCGCACCCGCTCGCCGCCGATCCAAACACGGGTATCGCCGAAGTCGATCTGCATCTGATGACCGGGCGCCGTCTCGAAGCGGACTGTCGCCCGCTTCTGCGCCTTTAGCTCCCGGCGCCAATGCTGCACCCCACGCTCCACCGAACGCAGGCTGATAACGATCCCGTGTTCGTCCGCCAACTCTTGGCGAATAACGTCCGCGTTGCCGTCGTGACGGAAAAATCGCTCCCGCAACCAATCATCAAGCCCGTCGAGCGCCGACACGCGCGGGCGACCCTGATAAGCGATGACACCGCCTTCACGAAGGTAGCGGCGAGCCGTATTGCGCGCGCAACCGAATTCCTTTGCGATCCGTTTTGCGCCCCAGCCGCATTTATGCAGGCGCACCATCGACATGACTTCCTCTGCCTGCAGCATCCCCTCTCCCTGCATCGATCTGGACGGTGCAGGAGTCACAGAAATCTCAATCGTCATCTAGCTTCTTTCCTCTCAAAAGAGAGGGATCAGTTCTTCGTGTCGTCAGGGGGTCAATTGTGCATGTCGCCTGACACTGTCGTCTTGCTGATCTTCAGCCGTTCCGACACCTCACGCACCGAAAGACCCTGCTCATGGGTCAGGCGCAAGATCGCTTGGATGTCCCTCACGCTCGTTCGTCT is part of the Mesorhizobium sp. L-2-11 genome and harbors:
- a CDS encoding Y4bD/Y4pK family protein; the protein is MGTTGLAVRITHPFHPLLGQIFEVVSRSPHWGEDRVIYRAANGTLPTIAVALTDMAPPDPFRRIAAGRAAFRIVDLQRLLGILEQVSSSIEVGDA
- a CDS encoding recombinase family protein, which produces MLAVPGNSDERLTAVRRSKFAYVYVRQSSINQVRHHQESTELQYSLVDRAVRLGWPPDRVVVIDEDLGKSGNGQVERGGFQRLIAEIGLGNAGLVVSLDASRLARNNRDWHQLLELCSLFGVIIADGERLYDPCAYHDRLLLGLSGIMSEAELHQIRIRLHQGERQKAARGELRIPLPGGLAYNRSGQIVLNPDEEVQARLRLVFDKFRELGTARRVMRYLRTHDLRIPVRPLRGPGPHELVWRDATIAHVHYILHNPAYAGAYVYGRRRINAVRQGPGSHRATSKVAIDDWEVCIKDAHPGYIDWEEFMVNQRRLADNTNRYEAGHRGAPRKGIALLQGLAVCGQCGRRMTVRYSGPDSACPVYCCLADRNQTGSSLCQEVRAPAVDELVAQTLLKALEPDQIAIAIAALDEIAEETRSLEKQWTLRRERARYDAERARRQYDTVEPENRLVARTLEKAWEDKLRLVDEIEQEYRRWRDREPLVLQTQDHAALQQLAENLPAIWHSETTQPEDRKRILRFIVQEVVLDQKKIRGQVAIRILWQTGATSQHQIQRRVQSYDRDYGELELVRERITQLNAAGDMDRQIAKKLNDEGIRSARGRPFTYENVWLLRHRWGIPTAKINGVAANPTRWPDGTYSVQGAAAAIGVTAQTIFDYLAQGLINGRQSTKGQPWQISLSSDQIDQLQRRLQRTRRSRKGAS